From the genome of Bradyrhizobium elkanii USDA 76, one region includes:
- a CDS encoding AraC family transcriptional regulator, whose product MTVIPLTRCQFLIPFAELHSEIGGPTAALLAKFQLPTSFEEKADHYVPLLPAVRFATAAQQKQGLSEIAFRAAQRLSFEHLSEALRARVRHAPTLLVALQQICRWAPCEDTILQLWLEPSGESLKICSKLIGTEGISHLEISQWLQNIFVLHIVRQFAGASWSPRVIAFEALYAPSPEVQSHWPNTRFMSGQKASWIEVPVGLLSLANPANDFRPTPADHEPQSFGKDVVSALKLSLPSYLDQGGLTIMQAAEMMGVSTRSLQRRLSLAGLTYSALLEQARFNNAAKLLGDTDIKIIDVAFASGYADPAHFTRAFRRISGCTPREFRERSRNGQVAIDRPASRPNGNRA is encoded by the coding sequence ATGACCGTCATTCCATTGACCCGTTGTCAGTTTCTGATCCCATTCGCTGAACTTCATTCTGAGATAGGCGGCCCGACGGCAGCACTTCTCGCCAAATTTCAACTCCCGACGTCCTTTGAAGAAAAAGCGGATCATTACGTACCTTTGCTGCCGGCCGTTCGGTTCGCGACCGCAGCTCAGCAAAAGCAGGGTCTGTCAGAAATTGCCTTTCGCGCAGCCCAGCGACTCTCGTTCGAACATTTGAGCGAAGCCCTGCGGGCGCGAGTGCGCCATGCGCCAACCCTATTGGTTGCCCTGCAGCAAATATGCCGGTGGGCACCGTGCGAAGATACAATCCTCCAACTATGGCTCGAGCCAAGCGGCGAGAGTTTGAAGATTTGCAGTAAGCTCATTGGAACGGAGGGCATTTCCCATCTTGAGATATCCCAGTGGCTTCAGAACATATTCGTCCTTCACATCGTCCGTCAGTTCGCCGGAGCGAGTTGGTCTCCAAGAGTGATTGCGTTTGAAGCGCTCTATGCGCCGAGCCCCGAGGTCCAGTCGCATTGGCCGAACACGCGCTTTATGTCGGGTCAAAAGGCCTCATGGATCGAAGTGCCGGTAGGGCTCCTCAGTCTCGCAAATCCCGCAAATGACTTTCGGCCGACGCCGGCTGATCACGAGCCGCAGTCATTCGGCAAGGACGTCGTCAGCGCACTGAAGCTGAGCTTGCCCTCCTACCTTGATCAAGGAGGCCTCACGATAATGCAGGCGGCCGAGATGATGGGAGTGAGCACCAGGAGTCTGCAACGGAGGCTTTCACTCGCTGGGCTGACATATTCGGCCCTGCTTGAGCAGGCCCGCTTCAACAATGCGGCCAAGCTCCTGGGCGACACTGACATCAAGATCATCGACGTGGCATTCGCATCGGGCTATGCCGACCCTGCCCACTTCACGCGCGCTTTCCGCCGGATCTCAGGCTGCACCCCGCGGGAGTTTCGGGAGAGGTCGAGGAACGGACAAGTTGCGATCGATCGGCCCGCCTCCCGACCCAATGGCAATCGCGCCTAG
- a CDS encoding helix-turn-helix transcriptional regulator, translated as MPSAQAVREVIVASLRHGDATLDSTARALKVSSRTLQRHLGRMGTSHSEMLAEVRLNIACRLLVDSSKRLSEIAKFVGYSNASSFSRTFVRLMKIQPITYRQRQLADRQSQASHGKKSHAAGP; from the coding sequence TTGCCTTCGGCCCAGGCGGTCCGTGAAGTCATTGTCGCGTCGCTGCGACACGGTGACGCAACCCTTGATAGCACCGCTCGCGCCCTCAAGGTCAGCTCGCGCACGTTGCAGCGTCACCTTGGTCGCATGGGCACCAGCCACAGCGAAATGCTCGCGGAAGTTCGCTTGAACATCGCTTGCCGCTTGCTCGTGGACTCAAGCAAGCGACTGTCGGAAATCGCGAAATTCGTCGGCTACAGCAACGCCAGCAGCTTCAGCCGTACTTTCGTGCGTTTGATGAAAATCCAACCCATCACTTACCGGCAGCGGCAACTTGCCGATCGGCAGAGCCAAGCGAGCCATGGCAAGAAATCTCACGCCGCTGGGCCATGA
- a CDS encoding HdeA/HdeB family chaperone: MIAASLIIAGIQSAHGQTDLSAYANAEGYLDVQKLTCAQLAGTWQGDADLLTAWYSGWYNGLARKHYLDIKKSREAEHEVIQHCKAHPDQLIIEAIAVVFKDMRAALGIRMQP; the protein is encoded by the coding sequence ATGATCGCAGCATCGCTGATCATCGCCGGCATCCAGTCAGCGCATGGGCAGACCGACCTGAGCGCTTACGCCAATGCCGAAGGCTATCTGGATGTTCAGAAGCTGACATGCGCACAGCTCGCCGGAACGTGGCAGGGAGACGCCGATCTTCTCACTGCCTGGTACAGCGGCTGGTACAACGGCCTCGCGCGCAAGCATTATCTCGACATCAAGAAGTCCCGCGAGGCCGAACACGAAGTGATCCAGCACTGCAAGGCTCATCCTGACCAGCTCATCATCGAGGCGATCGCAGTGGTCTTCAAGGATATGAGAGCTGCGCTCGGGATCAGGATGCAGCCCTAA
- a CDS encoding DUF1254 domain-containing protein, translating into MEITRRNLALGGMGLLTGAAIGRSAVAQEGSFLGIGQGLEDFWLASDAYIFGYPLVTMEMTRRVLTNVAEPVGTKAPMGQIIKLRQYPDAAFRDVTAPNADTLYTTSFFDVGKEPWVLSIPDMKGRYFLMPMLDGWTTVFQVPGKRTTGTGAQTYAITGPGWKGKLPDGVKEYKSQTNIVWLLGRIYCTGTPEDYAAVHKLQDECKLVPLSAYGKPYTPPPGKVDPSIDMKTAVREQVNRMDAVSYFKLLCELMKTNPPYAADAAQLAKFARIGIVPGRDFDETKLKADFLKRVPEVSFDRIMLQFKVNKAVKDENGFAFTTKTGIYGTDYLMRALVTAIGLGANRPQDAVYPTSQKDADDRKYNGANKYVMRFPKGHLPPAEGFWSLTMYDSGYFFVNNPLNRYSISARENLKENPDGSTDLYIQKDSPGKDKESNWLPAPEGDFILMLRMYWPQETDPSIINGTWTVPAAKKIGA; encoded by the coding sequence ATGGAGATCACTCGTCGCAATCTTGCGCTTGGCGGAATGGGTCTGCTCACGGGAGCGGCGATAGGCCGGTCGGCCGTCGCCCAGGAGGGTTCTTTCCTGGGGATCGGTCAAGGCTTGGAGGATTTCTGGCTCGCGAGCGACGCCTACATATTTGGCTATCCGTTGGTGACGATGGAGATGACCCGCCGGGTCCTCACCAATGTTGCCGAACCCGTGGGAACGAAGGCGCCGATGGGGCAGATCATCAAGCTGCGGCAATATCCGGACGCCGCCTTCAGGGACGTCACGGCGCCGAACGCAGACACGCTCTATACGACTTCCTTTTTCGACGTCGGGAAAGAGCCGTGGGTCCTCAGCATTCCGGACATGAAGGGACGCTATTTCCTGATGCCGATGCTGGATGGCTGGACGACGGTGTTCCAGGTACCCGGCAAGCGCACCACCGGCACCGGCGCGCAGACCTACGCCATCACCGGACCCGGCTGGAAAGGCAAACTGCCGGACGGGGTGAAGGAATACAAATCGCAGACCAATATCGTGTGGCTGCTCGGCCGCATCTATTGCACCGGAACGCCGGAGGACTACGCAGCCGTCCACAAGCTGCAGGACGAGTGCAAGCTCGTTCCGCTCAGCGCTTACGGCAAGCCGTACACACCACCTCCGGGAAAGGTCGATCCGTCGATCGACATGAAGACGGCTGTCCGCGAACAGGTCAATCGCATGGACGCGGTGTCCTATTTCAAGCTGCTCTGCGAACTCATGAAAACCAACCCGCCATACGCGGCAGACGCGGCCCAGCTCGCCAAATTTGCCCGCATCGGCATCGTACCCGGACGCGACTTTGACGAGACCAAGCTGAAGGCGGACTTCCTGAAGCGTGTCCCCGAGGTGTCGTTCGACAGGATCATGCTTCAGTTCAAGGTCAACAAGGCCGTCAAGGACGAGAACGGCTTTGCGTTCACGACGAAAACCGGCATCTACGGGACCGACTATCTGATGCGGGCCCTGGTAACCGCGATCGGACTCGGCGCCAACCGCCCGCAGGATGCGGTCTATCCGACCTCGCAAAAGGATGCGGATGACCGCAAGTACAATGGTGCGAACAAGTACGTCATGCGGTTTCCCAAAGGCCACCTGCCTCCGGCCGAGGGATTCTGGTCGCTCACGATGTACGACAGCGGCTACTTCTTCGTGAACAATCCGCTCAACCGATATTCGATCAGTGCGCGGGAAAATCTGAAGGAAAATCCGGACGGCTCGACCGATCTCTACATTCAGAAGGACTCGCCCGGCAAAGACAAGGAATCCAACTGGCTTCCTGCGCCCGAGGGAGATTTCATACTCATGCTGCGCATGTATTGGCCGCAGGAAACCGATCCTTCGATCATCAACGGCACCTGGACGGTTCCGGCCGCCAAGAAGATCGGGGCCTGA
- a CDS encoding SphA family protein, whose translation MATAMLTMSVWSATVHADEGGVSYWLPGRFGSLAATPQVPGWSMAEVYYHTSVSAFGNAAAAREIQVGRIPAAVNVDLNLHLNAQADLVLLNPTYTFATPVLGAQLAIGVTGLFGRSSANLDGTLTAAVGPLAATRAGSFGDSITSVGDLYPQATLKWNAGVHNFMTYVTGDIPVGAYSPTRLANLGIGHAAIDGGGGYTYFNPQTGREFSAVAGFTYNFKDQDTQYQNGIDFHLDWGASQFLSKQFFVGLVGYAYQQVTDDFGQHPILGGFRSRVLGVGPQIGFLFPVGDMQGYLNLKGYGEFAAENRPAGWNTWLTFSISPMAPTTVASTRRPITK comes from the coding sequence ATGGCCACGGCAATGCTGACAATGTCAGTCTGGTCTGCAACCGTCCATGCCGACGAAGGCGGAGTTTCATATTGGCTTCCCGGCCGCTTCGGCAGCCTTGCAGCGACTCCTCAGGTCCCCGGCTGGTCGATGGCGGAGGTTTACTATCACACCAGCGTTAGTGCCTTCGGCAATGCCGCCGCCGCAAGGGAAATCCAGGTCGGCAGAATCCCTGCCGCAGTGAACGTCGATCTGAACCTGCATTTGAACGCACAGGCGGATCTCGTGCTGCTCAATCCCACTTACACGTTCGCAACGCCGGTGCTGGGCGCGCAACTCGCCATTGGCGTAACCGGACTGTTCGGGCGGTCGAGCGCAAATCTTGACGGCACGCTGACGGCGGCGGTCGGCCCGCTGGCGGCAACGCGCGCGGGAAGTTTTGGCGATTCGATCACGTCGGTCGGCGACCTCTACCCGCAGGCGACTCTCAAGTGGAACGCTGGCGTCCACAATTTCATGACCTATGTGACGGGCGATATTCCCGTTGGGGCGTACAGCCCGACCCGCCTCGCCAATCTCGGCATCGGGCACGCAGCCATCGACGGCGGCGGCGGCTATACCTACTTCAATCCGCAGACCGGCCGCGAGTTTTCTGCGGTCGCCGGCTTCACCTACAATTTCAAGGATCAGGATACGCAGTACCAGAACGGCATTGACTTCCATCTGGATTGGGGCGCATCCCAGTTTCTGTCCAAGCAGTTCTTCGTTGGCCTGGTGGGCTATGCCTATCAACAAGTCACCGATGACTTTGGCCAGCATCCTATCCTGGGTGGCTTCCGCTCCCGGGTGCTTGGCGTCGGTCCGCAGATCGGCTTTCTGTTTCCTGTCGGCGACATGCAGGGGTACTTGAACCTGAAAGGATATGGCGAATTTGCCGCGGAGAACCGCCCGGCCGGGTGGAATACGTGGCTGACGTTCTCGATTTCGCCGATGGCGCCAACGACCGTGGCGTCAACTCGCCGGCCAATCACGAAATAG
- a CDS encoding DUF2721 domain-containing protein, with protein sequence MLPDTPSVSQLSHVISQAAAPAFLLGALAAFIAVLISRQNRIIDRSIYLNQISDEDQVRCRLKSDLPRLVRRAAMINRAIFWSIIGSISISVVIVVGFVSAFFQIQHERGVAILFIVSVAAFIVSLVDFAREVRIALSEHDHYG encoded by the coding sequence ATGTTGCCAGATACGCCATCGGTCAGTCAGCTCTCTCACGTTATTTCCCAAGCGGCCGCGCCCGCGTTTCTTCTTGGCGCATTGGCGGCCTTCATCGCGGTGCTGATATCCCGCCAGAACAGGATTATCGACAGATCAATCTACCTGAACCAAATTTCTGATGAGGATCAGGTGAGATGCCGGCTCAAATCAGACTTGCCGCGTCTAGTTCGGCGCGCCGCCATGATCAATCGCGCGATCTTCTGGTCCATCATCGGAAGCATCTCGATCAGCGTCGTAATAGTCGTCGGCTTCGTGAGCGCGTTCTTTCAGATCCAGCACGAGCGAGGCGTCGCCATTCTCTTCATTGTTTCGGTAGCGGCTTTCATCGTGTCATTGGTGGATTTCGCGCGAGAGGTCCGAATTGCTCTGAGCGAGCATGACCATTACGGCTGA
- a CDS encoding MFS transporter yields the protein MPLFNEKPDPSAVRNASPWIAFRHTTFTVIWIATVVANVGTWMYNAASGWLMTSLDANPLTVSLVQVASSLPMFLFALPAGALADTVDKRRFLIGCEIVLTIIAAASAALVGLNLVTPPILLLFTFLLGAGAAFTAPAWQSVVPQLVPRQDLAAAVASNGVGVNISRAIGPALGGAVIGGLGIAAPFWINALSNFAVIGALLWWRLASSQGNALPPERLAGAMVVGFRHARFNPKLRATLVRAATFFFFASAYWALLPLVARNQIAGGPALYGILLGAIGVGAVIGAFMLPWMKSTFGPNGLVAAGTVGTALSLILLGIARYPEIGLAACLIAGVSWIAVLATINVSVQVSLPDWVRGRGLAIFVTAFFGAMTAGSVLWGQLASGLGLPAAHFLAAAGALAGIALTWRWKLQTGAGVDLAPSMHWPAPILAIDADADRGPVLITVEYFIAPEKRDAFLAAVTELGRQRRSDGAYSWDVFEDAAESGRFLETFMVASWLEHLRQHQRVTNTDKVVQDAIREYGAAAEPKVTHFIAASFRQAGLGTRSNQSLP from the coding sequence ATGCCCCTATTCAACGAAAAGCCGGATCCATCCGCAGTGCGCAACGCTTCCCCGTGGATCGCGTTTCGGCATACCACGTTCACGGTCATCTGGATCGCAACCGTCGTCGCCAACGTCGGCACCTGGATGTACAACGCGGCGTCAGGATGGCTGATGACCAGCCTCGATGCCAACCCGCTCACCGTCTCGTTGGTTCAAGTCGCGAGCAGCCTTCCGATGTTCCTGTTCGCGCTGCCGGCCGGCGCGCTGGCAGACACCGTCGACAAACGCCGTTTTCTGATTGGTTGTGAAATCGTCCTTACAATCATCGCGGCAGCGAGCGCGGCGCTCGTCGGACTCAACCTCGTCACTCCACCCATCCTTCTGCTGTTCACATTTCTACTCGGCGCCGGCGCTGCATTCACCGCGCCCGCATGGCAGTCGGTTGTCCCGCAGCTTGTCCCGAGACAGGACTTGGCCGCGGCCGTCGCCAGCAACGGCGTAGGCGTCAACATCAGCAGAGCTATCGGGCCGGCGCTGGGTGGCGCCGTCATCGGCGGATTGGGCATCGCGGCACCCTTCTGGATCAACGCGCTGAGCAATTTCGCCGTGATCGGAGCACTCCTTTGGTGGCGCCTCGCATCCTCGCAAGGCAACGCGCTGCCGCCGGAGCGTCTCGCCGGCGCCATGGTGGTCGGCTTCCGCCATGCGCGATTCAATCCCAAGCTCCGTGCGACCCTCGTTAGGGCGGCGACGTTCTTCTTCTTCGCGAGCGCCTATTGGGCCCTGCTCCCACTCGTCGCGCGCAATCAGATCGCGGGCGGTCCGGCGCTCTACGGCATCTTGCTCGGCGCGATCGGCGTCGGCGCAGTCATCGGTGCGTTCATGCTGCCTTGGATGAAGTCCACCTTCGGACCCAACGGGCTCGTTGCGGCCGGCACCGTCGGCACGGCGCTCAGCCTGATCCTCCTGGGCATCGCGCGTTACCCGGAGATCGGACTTGCGGCCTGCCTGATCGCAGGCGTCTCATGGATCGCCGTCCTCGCGACGATCAACGTCTCAGTTCAGGTCTCGCTGCCGGATTGGGTGCGGGGCCGCGGATTGGCTATTTTCGTGACCGCGTTCTTCGGAGCGATGACCGCCGGCAGCGTACTTTGGGGACAGCTTGCCTCTGGACTCGGCTTGCCTGCGGCACATTTCCTCGCCGCCGCGGGTGCCCTCGCGGGGATCGCGCTGACCTGGCGTTGGAAGCTTCAAACCGGTGCCGGAGTTGATCTTGCACCTTCCATGCATTGGCCGGCCCCGATCTTGGCCATTGACGCCGATGCAGATCGTGGTCCGGTATTGATCACGGTCGAGTATTTCATCGCTCCGGAAAAGCGCGACGCGTTCCTCGCCGCCGTCACGGAATTGGGTCGACAGAGGCGAAGCGACGGCGCTTATTCCTGGGACGTTTTCGAGGATGCCGCCGAGAGCGGGCGCTTTCTGGAGACGTTCATGGTCGCTTCATGGCTCGAGCACCTCCGGCAACACCAGCGCGTGACCAACACCGACAAGGTCGTTCAGGACGCGATCCGCGAGTATGGCGCTGCGGCCGAGCCCAAGGTTACCCACTTCATCGCCGCTAGTTTTCGGCAAGCCGGCTTAGGCACGCGCAGCAATCAGTCGTTGCCGTAG